In a genomic window of Lycium ferocissimum isolate CSIRO_LF1 chromosome 9, AGI_CSIRO_Lferr_CH_V1, whole genome shotgun sequence:
- the LOC132031614 gene encoding protein unc-13 homolog: MASLFSRDRTLGYSSRRDSTTTTSNSCRLSTSSAATAVLSPLPSPFPDLTPSLSATDLRETAYEIFVAACRTSTGKALTYIPSNSSDRSPSPSPSPSPSSNSSSPSMQRSLTSTAASKMKKALGLRSSSNSSLGTNKRAEGSPGSAGKPKKPVTIGELMRVQMKVSENVDSRIRRALLRIAAGQVGRRIESTVLPLELLQQFKAADFTDQKEYDAWQKRNLKILEAGLLLHPHMPLDKSNTAAQRLRQIIQAALNRPIETGRNNESMQVLRTAVMALANRSSDGSLFESCHWADGLPLNLRLYEILLEACFDVNEEASIIEEVDELMDLIKKTWGILGLNQMLHNICFSWVLFNRYVATGQIENDLLDAADSQLAEVAKDAKTTKDPAYAKILNSTLTAMLGWAEKRLLAYHDTFDAGNIESMPTIVSIGVSAAKILVEDISNEYRRRRKNEVDVARSRIDTYIRSSLRTAFAQLMEKADSSRRASRHQPNPLPVLAILAKDVGELASKEKEIFSPILKRWHPFAAGVAVATLHICYGNELKQFVSSITELTPDAVQVLRAADKLEKDLVQIAVEDSVDSDDGGKAIIREMPPFEAEGAIANMVKDWIKTRIDRLKEWVDRNLQQEVWNPQANEGGFAPSAVEVLRIIDETLDAFFQLPIPMHPALLPDLMSGLDRCLQYYVSKAKSGCGSRNTYVPTMPALTRCTTATKWGKKKDKTHSTKRNSQVATMNGDNSFGVLQLCVRINTFQRFRTELEVLEKRIITLLRNSESAHVEDFSNGLGKKFEITPAACVEGIQQVSEAVGYRIIFHDLSPVLWDGLYIGEFRFHVGLDFNGRRDGGGRELAAAPFFPVSKVGRLKGQGWKMRWRVEEMMAGEGRGRRSVGGNGGGDRFG; the protein is encoded by the exons ATGGCGTCTCTGTTCAGTAGAGACCGTACTTTAGGCTACTCTTCCCGTCGAGACTCCACCACCACAACCAGTAACAGCTGCCGGTTATCCACCAGCTCCGCGGCCACGGCCGTGTTATCACCACTTCCATCACCATTCCCTGACCTAACTCCCTCACTCTCCGCCACAGACCTCCGTGAAACTGCTTACGAGATCTTCGTAGCTGCTTGTCGTACTTCCACTGGTAAAGCCTTAACCTACATTCCTTCCAACTCCTCCGATCGATCTCCCTCACCCTCACCATCACCGTCACCGTCTTCCAATTCATCATCACCGTCTATGCAAAGATCTCTTACTTCTACTGCTGCTTCCAAAATGAAGAAAGCTTTGGGCCTCAGATCCAGCTCTAACTCCAGTTTGGGGACTAATAAGCGGGCTGAGGGTAGTCCGGGCTCTGCTGGAAAGCCCAAAAAGCCCGTTACTATAGGGGAGCTTATGAGGGTTCAAATGAAGGTTTCGGAAAATGTTGATTCTAGAATTCGTAGAGCTCTTTTGAGAATTGCTGCTGGCCAG GTTGGAAGAAGAATTGAGTCAACAGTTCTCCCGCTGGAGCTCTTACAACAGTTCAAAGCTGCAGATTTTACTGATCAGAAAGAATACGATGCGTGGCAGAAAAGAAATCTAAAAATTCTCGAGGCGGGACTTCTTTTACATCCACACATGCCACTGGATAAGTCGAATACTGCTGCGCAAAGGCTGCGGCAAATTATTCAAGCTGCCTTAAACCGTCCAATAGAAACAGGGAGAAACAATGAGTCGATGCAAGTTCTCCGAACAGCTGTAATGGCTCTTGCTAATAGGTCATCTGATGGATCACTTTTTGAGTCATGCCACTGGGCTGACGGTTTGCCTTTGAATCTCAGACTCTATGAGATACTTCTGGAGGCTTGCTTTGACGTAAATGAGGAAGCGTCTATCATAGAGGAAGTCGATGAACTTATGGACCTCATAAAGAAAACTTGGGGAATTCTCGGACTTAATCAAATGCTTCACAATATTTGCTTTTCATGGGTTTTATTTAACCGTTATGTTGCGACTGGTCAAATTGAGAATGATCTGTTAGATGCTGCTGATAGTCAGCTAGCTGAAGTCGCAAAAGATGCAAAGACAACAAAAGATCCTGCATATGCTAAGATCCTGAATTCTACATTAACAGCAATGTTGGGATGGGCTGAGAAAAGGCTCCTTGCATACCATGACACTTTTGATGCCGGGAATATTGAATCAATGCCAACCATTGTATCTATAGGGGTGTCTGCAGCAAAAATTCTTGTTGAAGATATTTCTAATGAGTATCGTCGGCGGCGTAAGAACGAAGTTGATGTAGCTCGTAGTAGAATTGACACTTACATCAGGTCATCACTTCGCACTGCATTTGCTCAG TTAATGGAGAAGGCGGATTCAAGCAGGAGAGCATCAAGACACCAACCAAATCCTCTTCCTGTCCTTGCCATCCTTGCAAAGGATGTTGGTGAGCTGGCTTCTAAAGAGAAGGAAATTTTTAGTCCTATCTTAAAGAGATGGCATCCTTTTGCTGCAGGAGTGGCTGTTGCCACCCTGCACATTTGCTATGGGAATGAGCTGAAACAATTTGTTTCAAGTATAACGGAATTGACACCAGATGCTGTACAAGTACTGAGAGCAGCAGATAAATTGGAGAAAGATCTTGTACAGATTGCTGTTGAAGATTCAGTGGACAGTGATGATGGTGGAAAGGCCATTATCCGTGAGATGCCACCATTTGAAGCTGAAGGTGCAATAGCCAACATGGTGAAAGATTGGATCAAGACAAGAATAGACAGACTCAAGGAATGGGTTGACAGAAATCTCCAACAAGAG GTCTGGAATCCTCAAGCTAACGAAGGGGGATTTGCCCCCTCTGCAGTTGAAGTCCTGAGGATTATTGATGAAACTTTAGATGCATTCTTCCAGCTGCCAATACCAATGCATCCAGCATTGCTCCCCGACTTGATGAGTGGCCTCGATAGATGTCTTCAGTATTACGTATCGAAGGCAAAATCTGGCTGTG GATCAAGGAACACATATGTTCCAACCATGCCTGCACTAACCAGATGTACAACTGCTACAAAGTGGGGGAAGAAGAAGGATAAGACACATAGTACAAAGAGGAACTCACAGGTTGCTACGATGAACGGTGATAACTCATTTGGGGTGCTGCAGTTGTGTGTACGTATAAATACTTTCCAAAGATTTCGGACAGAGTTAGAAGTTCTTGAGAAGAGAATTATTACCCTTCTGAGGAATTCTGAATCAGCTCATGTAGAAGACTTTTCAAACGGGCTAGGAAAGAAGTTTGAAATCACACCTGCTGCTTGTGTTGAGGGGATCCAACAGGTCTCCGAGGCAGTCGGCTATAG